A stretch of Rhododendron vialii isolate Sample 1 chromosome 4a, ASM3025357v1 DNA encodes these proteins:
- the LOC131323194 gene encoding uncharacterized protein LOC131323194 has translation MKFTESPVVELRVRDSLLSIQQDNNSMHVGTSVWPCSLLLVKFAERWSAPPQPSDTTTNPYAALLDFPNKRAVEIGAGCGVAAMGLHLLGLHDVVLTDIAPVMPALKRNLKRNKPVLKKNLKTAQLYWTKPDQIQALGPPFDLVIATDVVYIEETVGPLVSAMEALVGDGGAVLLGYQIRSPEAHSLFWEICSRVFDVEKVPREHLHPEYAYEEADVYILRKKLL, from the coding sequence ATGAAATTCACCGAGTCACCCGTAGTCGAGCTCCGCGTACGCGACTCCCTCCTCTCAATCCAACAAGACAACAACTCCATGCACGTCGGCACCTCCGTTTGGCCCTGCTCCCTCCTCCTTGTCAAGTTCGCCGAGCGCTGGTCGGCCCCGCCGCAACCCTCCGACACAACAACAAACCCCTACGCCGCCCTCCTCGACTTCCCAAACAAGCGCGCCGTCGAGATCGGGGCCGGCTGCGGCGTCGCCGCCATGGGCCTCCACCTCCTCGGCCTCCACGACGTCGTCCTCACCGACATCGCCCCCGTCATGCCAGCCCTCAAGCGCAACCTCAAGCGCAACAAGCccgttttgaaaaaaaacctaAAGACGGCCCAGCTCTACTGGACCAAGCCCGACCAGATCCAAGCCCTAGGCCCGCCGTTCGACCTCGTCATCGCCACCGACGTCGTTTACATCGAGGAGACCGTGGGCCCGCTGGTGAGTGCCATGGAGGCGTTGGTCGGGGACGGCGGGGCCGTGCTGCTCGGGTACCAGATCAGATCTCCTGAGGCTCATAGCTTGTTTTGGGAGATTTGCAGCAGGGTTTTTGATGTGGAGAAGGTTCCTCGCGAGCATTTGCATCCGGAGTATGCGTATGAGGAGGCGGATGTTTACATATTGCGAAAGAAATTGTTGTAA